The following coding sequences lie in one Arachis ipaensis cultivar K30076 chromosome B03, Araip1.1, whole genome shotgun sequence genomic window:
- the LOC107633159 gene encoding uncharacterized protein LOC107633159 — MKSPGCVKDVQRLSGRLTALSRFLGASATKALPFFNLMRKGIAFEWIPACEEVFNHFKEILAAPPVLGKPKVREPLYLYLAITEEAMAAVLVREEGKIQQPVYFVSRALQGAELRYSKLEKLALALLTSSRRLRQYFQGHQVVVRTDQGIRQVLQKPDLAGRMMTWAIELSQYDLRYELRHVIKAQAMADFLVEVTGDPTEETGIRWRPHVDGSSNQTSGGAGIILESPAGVIYEQSIKFEFPISNDQAEYEALLGGLILAYEVGATRLRVCSDSQVVTSQVNGSYQARDSLLQNYLEKVKELSKQFEEVTIQHIPRERNTRADLLSKLASTKPGVGNRSLIQSMIKEPGVALQLISWMDPITDFLENGKLPDDEKAAKALRREAAKYAIIQGQLFKKGLS; from the coding sequence ATGAAGAGTCCTGGCTGTGTCAAGGATGTCCAGAGGCTGTCAGGAAGGCTTACCGCACTATCCCGTTTCCTCGGGGCGTCGGCTACGAAGGCCCTGCCATTCTTTAACCTGATGAGAAAGGGGATAGCATTTGAATGGATCCCAGCGTGCGAAGAAGTATTCAATCATTTCAAAGAGATTCTTGCAGCACCACCTGTACTCGGAAAGCCCAAGGTCAGAGAGCCGCTCTACCTATATTTGGCCATAACAGAGGAAGCGATGGCGGCGGTCTTAGTGCGGGAGGAAGGGAAGATTCAACAGCCGGTATACTTCGTGAGTAGAGCACTACAAGGAGCAGAACTGAGATACAGCAAATTAGAGAAGCTGGCACTGGCACTCCTAACCTCTTCCCGCAGACTACGACAATACTTCCAAGGTCACCAAGTGGTCGTGAGAACGGACCAAGGGATCCGCCAGGTGCTCCAAAAACCCGACTTAGCAGGAAGAATGATGACTTGGGCCATCGAGCTATCTCAGTATGATTTGCGATATGAGCTCCGACATGTGATTAAGGCGCAAGCAATGGCAGACTTCTTGGTAGAAGTAACGGGGGACCCAACCGAGGAAACGGGCATACGGTGGAGGCCCCATGTGGACGGATCCTCCAACCAAACATCCGGAGGTGCTGGGATCATCTTGGAAAGCCCTGCTGGGGTCATATACGAACAATCAATCAAGTTTGAGTTTCCCATATCGAACGACCAAGCAGAGTATGAGGCCCTCTTAGGCGGCTTAATCCTAGCTTACGAAGTCGGGGCTACGAGGCTGAGAGTGTGCAGTGACTCACAGGTCGTCACCTCGCAAGTgaatggaagctaccaagccagagactcGCTGTTGCAGAATTACTTGGAGAAGGTCAAAGAGTTGAGCAAACAATTCGAGGAGGTCACGATCCAGCACATTCCGagggaaaggaacacacgggcagacctcctatccAAGCTAGCAAGCACGAAACCGGGAGTCGGCAACCGGTCTCTCATTCAAAGCATGATAAAAGAACCAGGAGTTGCCCTTCAACTGATTTCCTGGATGGACCCCATCACTGA